Part of the Novipirellula artificiosorum genome, GGCATCGTCGGATTCAAAATCGCTCTCTAAGGCAACGCGGACCCGCGCGACCGACGATCCGTTTTCGATCCAATCGTCAAAGCCAAGCAGAGCCAGGACATCATGCGGTTTCAGCGATGCCGCATCGGTTGCGGCAAGCGACAAATGCAGGTGGCTCGGGCCCAGTTCAAGCTTGGGGATTTGTGTGGCCACCGTAGCAACCACGGGTTTCTTTTTTCTCTCGATCGATACCGTGTCTTGTTTTTTTAACTGTTCAATGGCATCGTTGATTTTTGCCCGGTCGGTGCCTTCGGGGATCGTGATCGTGTAGTCGCTGCATCGCAGTTGCGCTTTCTTCGCGCCTGCGGGCAACCGGGCCACACTCTTGATGGTCAGTCCCGGTTGGTTGTCGCTGGCGAGTCGTTCAAGCAACTCGGCGGGTGACAAGTCCTCGGCAAGGTCAAGTTCGACCACTTCGTCAAATCCTTCGACACCCAGGGCCAACGCCGA contains:
- a CDS encoding TIGR03936 family radical SAM-associated protein, producing the protein MSTLTDQTESATSRTPQQPLEAVLRIRYRVRFEKKDLLRWISHRDLARLWERVVRRVALKPSMTEGFHPKPRIGFPSALALGVEGFDEVVELDLAEDLSPAELLERLASDNQPGLTIKSVARLPAGAKKAQLRCSDYTITIPEGTDRAKINDAIEQLKKQDTVSIERKKKPVVATVATQIPKLELGPSHLHLSLAATDAASLKPHDVLALLGFDDWIENGSSVARVRVALESDFESDDANEFVRAETT